In one Mesorhizobium australicum genomic region, the following are encoded:
- a CDS encoding peptidylprolyl isomerase: MLDSLRKAAGTWVAKLLLLLLVVSFAIWGISGQLLTGTGSSSVVTAGGTKVSVLDYRLAYDRQVQMISQQLGQRITREQATMFGIDQQVLTQLTAGAVLDEQARLIGLGVSRDKIAQLTAEDPAFRGAGGQFDRRQFEFVLNQVGMRPEDYFRNREQVAVRQQIVEAVSDGLKAPDTFLRAVSLYQGENRTIEYITLQKSIIGTVAAPADDVLAKWFEDNKTRYAAPEYRKIAYVKLEPEDIADAAAISDEDVAKDYEANKKRYTTPETRTIEQLVFSDKAAADAAAESIRGGSSFDSVVTAQGKTMADIQLGTFEKDKVADAAVADAAFKLSLNEVSPVVEGAFGPVLLRVTDIKPEVVKPLSEVGEQIRKDLALVEANTQLLNVHDSYEDARASGQTMEEAAAAAKLKVVTIDAVDRNAQDPAGTVISTIPASRELLQGAFETQPNVENPPLSLGSSGFVFYEVKEVTPARDRTLDEVKDKVVADWIAEESDRLFSTKAAELEKRVKDENSLDAVATELGLEKQVKRGLRRGAEDVDLGPDGAAAVFAVAQNGAGVTTPADGNTKILFRVTEVFEPAGAGAEAVSAENRQAYASGMADDLLDQLVARLQGEFAVATNPTAIQQALSF, from the coding sequence ATGCTTGACTCGTTGAGAAAGGCCGCAGGCACGTGGGTCGCCAAGCTCCTGCTGCTGCTGCTCGTGGTGAGCTTCGCGATCTGGGGAATATCCGGTCAGCTGCTGACGGGAACCGGGTCGAGCAGTGTCGTCACAGCCGGCGGGACCAAGGTCTCCGTGCTCGACTACCGCTTGGCCTATGACCGTCAGGTGCAGATGATCTCGCAGCAGCTCGGACAGCGCATCACGCGCGAGCAGGCCACAATGTTCGGCATCGACCAGCAGGTTCTTACCCAGTTGACCGCGGGCGCCGTGCTGGACGAACAGGCTCGGCTGATCGGGCTCGGAGTCTCGCGCGACAAGATCGCCCAGCTCACGGCGGAGGATCCAGCCTTCCGCGGCGCGGGCGGCCAGTTCGACCGGCGGCAGTTCGAATTCGTGCTGAACCAGGTCGGCATGCGGCCGGAGGACTATTTCCGCAATCGCGAACAGGTGGCGGTCCGCCAGCAGATCGTCGAGGCGGTTTCCGACGGCCTGAAGGCTCCCGATACGTTCCTGCGCGCGGTGTCGCTCTATCAGGGCGAAAACCGGACGATCGAATATATCACCTTGCAGAAATCGATCATCGGCACCGTCGCCGCTCCGGCCGACGACGTGCTGGCGAAGTGGTTCGAGGACAACAAGACGCGCTACGCGGCGCCCGAATATCGCAAGATCGCCTACGTCAAGCTCGAGCCCGAGGATATCGCCGACGCGGCGGCGATCAGCGACGAGGACGTGGCGAAGGACTATGAGGCCAACAAGAAGCGCTACACGACGCCCGAGACGCGCACGATCGAACAGCTGGTCTTTTCCGACAAGGCTGCCGCGGACGCGGCCGCCGAGAGCATCCGCGGCGGTTCGTCCTTCGATTCCGTCGTGACGGCGCAGGGCAAGACGATGGCCGACATCCAGCTGGGCACGTTCGAGAAGGACAAGGTGGCCGACGCGGCAGTGGCCGACGCCGCCTTCAAGCTGTCGCTCAACGAGGTAAGCCCGGTCGTCGAAGGCGCGTTCGGCCCGGTGCTCCTGCGCGTCACCGACATCAAGCCGGAAGTGGTCAAGCCGCTTTCGGAGGTCGGCGAGCAGATCCGCAAGGACCTGGCGCTCGTCGAGGCCAACACCCAGCTGCTCAACGTGCATGACAGCTACGAAGATGCCCGCGCCAGCGGTCAGACGATGGAAGAGGCGGCCGCGGCGGCAAAGCTCAAAGTTGTCACCATTGACGCGGTCGACCGCAACGCACAGGACCCGGCCGGCACCGTGATCTCGACCATCCCCGCTTCACGCGAGCTGCTGCAGGGTGCTTTCGAGACGCAACCGAACGTCGAGAACCCGCCGCTGTCTCTCGGTTCCAGCGGGTTCGTCTTCTACGAGGTCAAGGAGGTCACCCCTGCCCGCGACCGCACGCTGGACGAGGTCAAAGACAAGGTCGTTGCCGACTGGATCGCAGAAGAGAGCGATCGGCTGTTCTCGACCAAGGCGGCGGAACTGGAAAAACGCGTCAAGGACGAGAACTCGCTCGACGCGGTCGCGACCGAACTCGGCCTTGAAAAGCAGGTGAAGCGCGGTCTGCGGCGCGGTGCGGAGGACGTCGACCTCGGCCCCGACGGCGCCGCCGCTGTCTTCGCCGTTGCGCAGAACGGTGCGGGCGTCACGACACCGGCAGACGGCAACACGAAGATACTCTTCCGTGTGACGGAAGTTTTCGAGCCAGCCGGCGCGGGCGCGGAGGCCGTGTCGGCCGAGAACCGGCAGGCCTATGCGTCGGGCATGGCCGACGACCTGCTCGACCAGCTCGTCGCCCGGCTCCAGGGCGAGTTCGCCGTCGCGACTAACCCCACCGCCATCCAGCAGGCGTTGAGTTTCTGA